One region of Spiroplasma endosymbiont of Asaphidion curtum genomic DNA includes:
- a CDS encoding IS30 family transposase produces the protein MGYKHLGIYERIYIENQLKFKVKISEIAKNLNRSISTIIREVNRNKDSNHYFSLIAQNKAENRKQSHVYFHKFKNRELVKYVQQKLLLGWSPEQIYGRIKNFHKEWIISFKTIYNWIYSGLLEKVTNKNLRKKGKKRKSQENRGKFNGKSIKERNINVNNRITVGHWEGDTVVSSRGKSKSCLITLVERTSRFTLAMLVENRTTKVVNENISHYLSILPNNLVKTITFDRGKEFSNWQQLEKNLNVKIYFANAYSPWQRGTNENTNGLIREKFPKKFNFSNTTKNAVHKFILSLNQRPRKILNYLSPIEYLVRKII, from the coding sequence ATGGGTTACAAACATCTTGGCATATATGAAAGAATTTATATTGAGAATCAATTGAAGTTTAAAGTAAAAATTAGTGAAATAGCTAAAAATCTTAATCGAAGTATTAGTACTATTATTCGAGAAGTCAATAGAAATAAAGATAGTAATCATTATTTTTCATTAATTGCACAAAATAAAGCAGAAAACAGAAAACAATCACATGTTTATTTTCATAAGTTTAAAAATAGAGAATTAGTAAAATATGTACAACAAAAATTACTATTAGGTTGATCGCCTGAACAAATTTATGGCAGAATTAAAAATTTTCATAAAGAATGAATTATTAGTTTTAAAACAATTTACAATTGAATTTATTCTGGATTACTTGAAAAAGTTACTAATAAAAATTTAAGAAAAAAAGGTAAGAAACGAAAATCTCAAGAAAATCGCGGTAAATTTAATGGTAAATCAATTAAAGAACGAAATATTAATGTTAATAATCGTATAACTGTTGGTCATTGAGAAGGTGATACTGTAGTATCATCACGAGGTAAAAGTAAATCATGTTTAATAACTTTAGTTGAAAGAACATCAAGATTTACTTTAGCAATGTTAGTTGAAAATAGAACTACTAAAGTTGTTAACGAAAACATTAGCCATTATTTATCAATTCTTCCAAATAATCTTGTTAAGACTATAACATTTGATAGGGGTAAAGAATTTTCTAATTGACAACAACTTGAAAAAAATTTAAATGTGAAAATTTATTTTGCTAATGCGTATTCGCCTTGACAAAGAGGTACTAATGAAAATACTAATGGTTTAATTAGAGAAAAATTTCCTAAAAAATTTAATTTTTCAAATACTACTAAAAATGCAGTTCATAAATTTATATTGTCTTTAAACCAAAGACCAAGAAAAATACTAAATTATCTTTCACCAATCGAATATTTGGTTAGAAAAATAATTTAG
- a CDS encoding IS5 family transposase (programmed frameshift), with amino-acid sequence MKFDKFNFINDKELLRLTGIKQSTFNKMLNILKEAELKKFKRGGKNNKLSLENRLLMTLSYWREYRTYFHLGKSFDISEASCYRNIKWIEDILIKHPDFQQLAGKKALINDYFNDKTIIIDATETPIQRPKKGQKQSYSGKKKKHTIKTQVIIEKESKIIIATNFSLGKKHDFCLFKESKIPILKNTKLIVDNGYQGIQKIHSNVLIPKKKTKKNPLNKEQKHNNKLISKMRIIIENIFVILKKFKIITEKYRNRRKRFSLRFNLIASIYNLQL; translated from the exons ATGAAATTTGATAAATTTAATTTTATTAATGATAAAGAATTATTACGATTAACTGGAATAAAGCAAAGTACTTTTAATAAAATGTTAAATATTTTAAAAGAAGCTGAGTTAAAAAAGTTTAAAAGAGGTGGTAAAAATAATAAATTATCATTAGAAAATAGATTATTGATGACTTTATCATATTGACGAGAATATCGTACTTATTTTCATCTTGGTAAAAGTTTTGATATTAGTGAAGCTAGTTGTTATCGAAATATCAAGTGAATTGAAGATATTTTAATCAAACATCCTGATTTTCAACAACTTGCTGGTAAAAAAGCATTAATAAATGATTATTTTAATGATAAAACAATTATTATTGATGCTACAGAAACACCCATTCAACGCCCAAAAAAAG GACAAAAACAATCTTATTCAGGAAAAAAGAAAAAACACACTATTAAAACACAAGTAATTATTGAAAAAGAAAGCAAAATAATTATTGCAACAAATTTTTCTCTCGGTAAAAAGCATGATTTTTGTTTATTTAAAGAATCAAAAATCCCAATTTTAAAAAATACTAAATTAATAGTTGATAATGGTTATCAAGGAATACAAAAAATTCATAGTAATGTTCTAATACCTAAGAAAAAAACAAAGAAAAACCCTTTAAATAAAGAACAAAAACATAATAATAAATTAATTTCAAAAATGAGAATTATTATTGAAAATATTTTTGTTATTCTTAAAAAATTTAAAATTATTACTGAAAAATATCGTAATCGTAGAAAACGATTTAGTTTAAGATTTAATTTAATTGCTTCAATTTATAATTTGCAATTATAG
- a CDS encoding IS5 family transposase (programmed frameshift) encodes MKFDKFNFINDKELLRLIGIKQSTFNKMLNILKEAELKKFKRGGKNNKLSLENRLLMTLSYWREYRTYFHLGKSFDISEASCYRNIKWIEDILIKHPDFQQLAGKKALINDYFNDKTIIIDATETPIQRPKKGQKQSYSGKKKKHTIKTQVIIEKESKIIIATNFSLGKKHDFCLFKESKIPILKNTKLIVDNGYQGIQKIHSNVLIPKKKTKKNPLNKEQKHNNKLISKMRIIIENIFAILKKFNIITEKYRNRRKRFSLRFNLIASIYNLQL; translated from the exons ATGAAATTTGATAAATTTAATTTTATTAATGATAAAGAATTATTACGATTAATTGGAATAAAGCAAAGTACTTTTAATAAAATGTTAAATATTTTAAAAGAAGCTGAGTTAAAAAAGTTTAAAAGAGGTGGTAAAAATAATAAATTATCATTAGAAAATAGATTATTGATGACTTTATCATATTGACGAGAATATCGTACTTATTTTCATCTTGGTAAAAGTTTTGATATTAGTGAAGCTAGTTGTTATCGAAATATCAAGTGAATTGAAGATATTTTAATCAAACATCCTGATTTTCAACAACTTGCTGGTAAAAAAGCATTAATAAATGATTATTTTAATGATAAAACAATTATTATTGATGCTACAGAAACACCCATTCAACGCCCAAAAAAAG GACAAAAACAATCTTATTCAGGAAAAAAGAAAAAACACACTATTAAAACACAAGTAATTATTGAAAAAGAAAGCAAAATAATTATTGCAACAAATTTTTCTCTCGGTAAAAAGCATGATTTTTGTTTATTTAAAGAATCAAAAATCCCAATTTTAAAAAATACTAAATTAATAGTTGATAATGGTTATCAAGGAATACAAAAAATTCATAGTAATGTTCTAATACCTAAGAAAAAAACAAAGAAAAACCCTTTAAATAAAGAACAAAAACATAATAATAAATTAATTTCAAAAATGAGAATTATTATTGAAAATATTTTTGCTATTCTTAAAAAATTTAATATTATTACTGAAAAATATCGTAATCGTAGAAAACGATTTAGTTTAAGATTTAATTTAATTGCTTCAATTTATAATTTGCAATTATAG